The DNA sequence GTTTGGTATGGGAGGAAGTGAAATTGACCTCTGGGTAATTTCACTGTACCATGCAAATGTCATGACATTATTATCTGGGAGGTTTATGGTTGTTATTGGTTTCTTCACAGGTGACCTTCAGCAGCATTTGCAGATCATGTTCACCCTGCTGCGTCCAGAGGACACCATCCGCCTGGTAACTACCATCATCCAGACCTAATTAATCAAACCACAGGCATCAGAATGCTGATTGTCTCTGATTCTGTCTCTGTCACAGGCTGTCCGGTTAGAGAGCGCCTACACCCTGCGTACACGGTACATGGTGATCGTCTCCACCAATGGTAGACAGGACACAGAAGAAAGTGTGGTGCTGGGAATGGACTTTACCAATTCAGATCGGTCAGTATAATGCAGACACTCTGATACGTTCATTTTGCATTTGTTCATGTTGAAGGTGGTGCTCATAACATGTGATGATGCTTTTCCTGTAGCACTTGCACAGTTGGGCTGGTTTTACCCTTGTGGAGCGATACACTTATACACTTGGATGGAGACGGGTGAGGCATAACATGCATGCATAAACCAgttctgcatttttaaacaaaacttttaCAGAGTATTCAAACCGAAAGTGATGTTTTCCTCTCATTAGTGGCTTCAGTGTGTCCACCGTTAACCGAGTCCATGTCTTCAAACCAGTCTCAGTGCAGGCCATGTGGTGAGTGTCTataaagacagatttttttctactttcatacttatatatatatatatatatatatatatatatatatatatacaatgttaatgtattttctCTCTCGCAAATACTCTTAGGTCAGCCTTGCAGTCCCTGCATAAAGTTTGCGAGGTGGCCCGATGTCATAACTACTACCCTGGCAGTCTCTTCCTGACCTGGGTCAGTTACTATCAGAGCCGTGTGTCCTCCGACCAGCACTGCATCAATGAGTGGAACGCCATGCGAGACGTGCAGTCCCACCGTGCAGACTCACCCGTGCTGTTCACTGATGTGTGAGTAAGACACACAGGTTgaatgtacactaccgttcaaacatttgaggtcagtaaaaaagttttcaaagaaattaatacttttatttggcaatgatgcatttcaaataaatgatgttcttttgaacttactaatcatcaaagaatcccggagaaaaaaaaaaaaaaaaaaaaagtttccacaaaaataataagcagcacaactgttttcaacattgataatagaaaacagtcattttaaatttaaaacataagaaaatcttaacgaccccaaacctttgaacaacAGTGTATGGTTTTGTGGAAATAGGTTTCAGAGTCCTTATGAAACAAGGGTATTGTTATTGTGCTTTCCATATTTAGGGCCAAGTTGATGATGTTTACAAAACTTGAGTTCTCCTATAGTCAATAGGGGTgaatttcagtgtttttgttgtaaatcaATGCTTGTTTTTTGGAAAAGCGAGACGCGTGCATACACACTTAAAGTTCAGTCATATAGGTCAAAAGGGCAAGTTTGCATCAGAGTAAGACAAGGAGACATGGCGTTCCCTGAATAGATTGATATGTTATTGCCAAATCAATGAGACGAACATTAACTTCTTAGATGCACAGCGGCCTGATGGTGTAATCTTTCTAAGATGTTGCTTGGATTGCAGGGGGGAATTTCCCCTCAGTCTGAAGCATACccatgtgcatgtgtttttaacatgcacAGCTGCAGCCTCTTGCTTTTTATAGCTCCACGCTGAGATAGTGATTTACAGTCGGAAAAATGGGCGAGATGGATAGGTAGACTTGGGGATAGATGGAAACAGGTGCCTTTAAAAGGGGAGTGAAAATTATCAATCTAGTATATACTTTGGACACGGTGACCCTGAAAGAGGTCAGTGAAGTTGAGCTATAGAGATAATGTTTTCCTCGAGAGGTGAGAGGTCTTTGGTAAGGTGGATCTGTTCTTTTTAGACATCCTGTGGAATGGTGCCCATTGAATGCGTTTGAATTGACATAACTGAGAGAGCTAAGGTATTGTCTCCATAGCTTGACATTTAGTATAGGCACTTTGCATGGACATACATAGGGACATACAGTAACTCTACACTGTCACTTCTTTTTTCAAGTGGCCAGTCCCTTTTCACGAAAGGTCAATCAAGCTGGCAAGTGTAAACATGTTTAACTTTCCTGCATAGGAGCTTTTCACCGCTTGGATTGGTGAGGGTGTTGACCTACATTAGCAGTGTTTTTAAGGTTACTGGTAGTGATTAAGAACACAGTTCAGTCCCCTGCGAGCCAACCATTTCCTTGTGTTGGTATCAGTGAAGAGACACTTGTCCCGTGGTGAACCCAACACCAGAGGCCTAGGGATGACGCACATTTACCATTAATATTTGCACATACTGCAAGTGAACTGGGATTTGatttcaaattgtttgtttaatttaatcaaaGGCTTTGTTCTGAAGTCTCTGGTTTTCGTAGCTCTACTCGAACAATACCACACAGACATACAAAGAATCATATGAGGTTAGGCTAGGCACGCCTCACATTGAGACTAAACTGGATAATTTATTCTGGGTTTCATGCATACAGGCCAACTGAGAGAGAACGCACAGAGAGACTGATTAAGGCCCGTTTGAGAGAGATCATGATGCAGAAGGACCTGGAGAACGTTACTTCAAAAGAGGTACAAAATCTCAGTCTTCTTGGTTTGATACGTTCAGTAAAACCCACCAAAATCTGAATGTCTTAATACCAGCAGATATTAATGGTAACAGATATATTagataataacttttttcttcAGATTCGGACGGAGCTAGAGATGCAGATGGTTTGCAACCTGCGGGAGTTCAAGGAGTTCATCGATAATGAGATGATTGTTATCCTGGGCCAGATGGATAGCCCCACCGAGATCTTCGACCATGTCTTTCTGGTTGGTCTCCTACCCAGTTGTCTATACCTCTCACTGAAGAGGACTAATCTCTTACAGACTTTAGGAAAGGGGTGTTCAATCCTGCTCCtgaagggccactgtcctgcataGTTTAACAATACCCCAAATAAACACAGcttaaccagctaatcaaggtcttcaggcaTGCTTCCAAACCTCCATGCAGGTGTGTTggggcaagttggagctaatcTCTGCAGGAcgttggccctccaggaacaggtttggacacccctgcttcTGGAGAATCAACCATAACGTTTGATTTATGTTTGTTTCCAGGGTTCAGAGTGGAATGCCTCTAACCTTGAAGAGCTCCAGAACAGCGGGTAAGTGACGTTGTTATTCCAGGCcactgtttttaaatgaatacatcCGCTCGGCTGTATGCAGTCATTGTTAATTTTACCACCCCCACTTCCTCAGAGTTCGCTACATCCTGAATGTGACGCGAGAGATTGATAATTTCTTCCCCGGGCTTTTCGAGTATCACAACATCCGAGTGTATGACGAGGAGGCCACAAACCTCTTGGAGTATTGGAATGATACCTACAAGTTCATTTCCAAAGCCAAGTGAGTAGAAACTAGGCTGGCTTCTAAAATTCCGGTACTTTTGACATTGTTACCCATCCCATGTGCTTTAATGGCGTTTCACGAAACTTTTGTGATCCAGGAAAGATGGGGTGAAGTGTCTGGTACACTGTAAGATGGGAGTGAGTCGTTCGGCCTCCACTGTGATCGCATATGCTATGAAGGAGTATGGCTGGGACCTGGAGAGAGCCTTTGATCATGTGAAGGAACGGCGAACCGTCACCAAACCAAACCCATCCTTCATGAAGCAGCTGGAAGAATACCAGGGTATCCTGCTAGCCAGGTACGGGCCACGCAAACAGCTTGAGGTCAGATGCTTCTTAGCTTTTGAATAAAGAGCCAAAGAATAGCCTTACTGATACACATTGACCTTAGGATTAAATGTAATACCTTTGCTCTAAAAAAAGGTCAACAGAGACCAAGTTTGGAGTTTCATTGAGTAAATGCTCCTGTATTTTGACTCTATGGCATTGAGTTTCGTCGCCATTGTGATCTAATGCACTTGTATTATGCTGGTCTCTCCACATTCCTTTTGTTGTGCAGCTTTTGCTGTCATACTTGCTTTCATGTTTGTATTCCCATTCACACACCCAGAGCTAATTGTAAGTTTGAAATATCGGTCACCACCCACAGTGATTCACCTGACCTTAAATGTTTCCACCACGTTGAGGAAAGACTCTACTCTGACACTcatgtctttttctttctctcatgCTTGCTCATTCCTCCAGCAAACAGAGGCATAACAAGCTGTGGCGTTCCCACTCAGATAGTGATCTGTCGGAGGGTCACGAGCCGCTGTGCAAGTCACCTCGCTCGCTGGACCGCTCGGACCCACACAACAACAACGGTCCTCCTTCCATCCAGCAGATGCTGGGCATTGCTGTGCTTGAGTCCCTTACCAACCCACAGCCTGTTACGGGTAACACCCATATAAAATCGGGAGAGTTGCCCTCTGAGCTGGCACATGAGGACCCCTTCCTCCCACCTCGCCCCAGACAACGAGCGGCTACAGTGGTGCCTGAGCAGAatatggcaaagaactctcgcAAGAACCTTGTGGTGAGTGAGCCTGTCGCTCGTTGCCACCCTCCTCCCTCTATACATGTTCTCGCTCCTCCTCTTTCGCCAGAGGAGAGAGAAGGCGATACAACTCCAGACCTCGGCGCCCAGTCGTCTCTCCAAGTGCCTGAGCCAAAAACAGATACTGTTGAGTTGTCCCCTGACACGCCTGATCACAATGACTCTTATCAAGTGTCACAAAGCTTAGAACTGTGTCTGGAAAGTGCTGTCAGTAAAGATGAAGGGAATCTGCCTCCTTCAAGCACGCCCGAGGCTGACAGCCCCCCAGGAGCCCCTGCGATTCCCGAGCTGGACTCCAGTGATGATAACAACAACCGCAACGCTGCAGATCTGGAAGCAGCAGATGACTCTGTGAATGTTGGCGTGTCCCGCCTTAGCACAGATAGCATTGACTTCTTTAGTGCCAGAGAGAAGTTCCTCTGCCTGTCTCAGGACAGTCACCCTCGCTCATTTTCTGAAATGGCCGCTATGCGGCCACCTCAATCCAGATGCACCCCTCCCTTGGATGATCCCAGTGAGGAAGCGGATGAGGTAAGAGTTTGCGCTCATTTCAAAGATCATTGCACTTCCTGATTTGTCATGCTGAAAGATAAATGATAAAACATGAATGGGAATGACTCATTTATTGATCTGAAAGTAAAGTTACATGAAGTATAGGCAAGTGACACTGTTACAGCACTGCCTCTTGCTGGTGTAAACCAGAATtgcacttaaagggacagttcacccagaaattacattttcatcatttattcacactcatgttgttcaaaacctgtatgacttacttctttggagcacaaaatgacaaaatttgggCTTTCaagatcttaaaaaaaaaaaaataaataaaaaaaaacattgggcAATTCTGCCTTACAATATTTCTGAACCATAGAAGAGAGTTCGTTGAGGGTGcttaaatgatgacataaatgaaaagaatttatttttgggtgaactgttcctttaatgtGGTAACATTTTATGTTACCGTGGTAAGCTCTCTTTATTAAGAGTGAACTGTAACAATGCGAGTTGTAAAAAATATGCTGCCTTTTGTaatgagtattttctcttttctcttcGCTAGTGCCACGCCCACTCAGAGACCAATAGTGATGCAGTGCCCCAACCTCCTCACCATgacaacagtgtgtgtgtgcgtcataTAGTTACTGAACTGGAATCCATATCACACACCTGCAGTCCACCACTGGCACGCAACTCACCTCAATCTGCAACACTGGAAGAGGTGGATGAGCAAATAGCCTCAGCTCCTCACTCTCCTTCCGACAGACCCTCAGGATCTGTGCGCCGGGCCACTGAGCAGTTGGAGCTTATACTTCGTCAGGGTCAAGAGGTTCCTCGCTCTCCTCTTCCTTCCCCATGTTTGGAATGTTCTGAGCCGCAATCTTTCTCCAGTAAGCCAGAGGGCACTGCGGCCACGACCTGCACTGAGACCCAAAAGACTACAGACAGAAAAGGAGGCGAAACCAAAGTGCTTGATGATGAGGACTCTGGTATAATCCCTGATCCTTCCTTCTCACTGTATCTTGAAGGGAGTGTTTCGGTGGAGGCTGATCAGATCACTTTGAACCCCACTCTTGAGCCCAGCTCTGGTTCTTCCTCTGTGTTGTGGCTAGAAGGCGTGACTGAGCTGGAGACGGATGTAGACGACCCGTTGAGGCCCCAGTTCCGGCTAGCACGCAGTAGTGAGGACTTGCAGAAGATCCAGGAGACTCTCCGAGAGCTCCAGGCATTTTTATACGAGGCTGGAGGACTGGGGGTCTGCACTGGACAAGTTGAGGAGAACCAGCCGCTCAAGAGCCAGTGGGACTCAATAGACGGGGAGCAGCGCTTGGAGCCCAAAGCACCCGCGGTGTGGCAGAGAGCCATGGAAATCGAGGCCCGCATCAGACAGGCCGGTCTTACCCCTCCCTCACTCATGAAACGCTCTGCCTCACTTGCTAAACTTGACCGGCTAGAGCTGTCTACTAATGACTTGAGCGACTGGGACTTCCATCCGGCAACCACAGGGTTTCATCAACCCCCTTCTTCCTCTTTATCCACCTTTCACTCCTTGCCACTGACCCACAGTCACGATGACGCCCATAAGAAGCAGCGTGTTCTACCTCAGAGCCCTTCCACCCCTGATTCCGCCGTCCATTTGATAGAGGCGGACAGGACTGAAGGCTCCGCCCAcctctcaccctcatgtctgcAGCAAACACAAGTGGGTGGAGCCAGGCCCTCTGAACACGCTCCTGTCCAGCCCACCGTTTCCGTGTCCACACGACAACATGTAAAGACTCATCCCGTTCGCCGCTTCCGCAAGGCGTCGGACAAGAAAAAGACAGTCACTGTTTTGTACAACACCATGTGACCATTACTGAACTGTCACATGCTGCGTTTGATGGCGTGAAGAGCTATCTCAGACTGCAACCAATTCaagttttgttcattgaagTCTAAGCTAATTTTTTTACGCAAAAGATGTATGCTACTGTAGGTGCGAACGAGGGCatgtgtgagtgaatgtgtcagttttgtgttcCGAATCTTTCAGGTAGCAACTCAAACAAGGGGGTTGTTTCTTAAAACATGCACTTTACtctcttgtttttattttttatggttttattttttttttttagatagcATTTTTATTTGAGTATTTTTGCACTGGCTTGAAAGGTAGAGTTGACTGTATGTCTGACAGCATGTGGAGTCATGATTCTGTTTGAAACCAAGGTAAACTTGATCAACTTTTTTTATCCTGTGCTTTAGCTGTGACTAttctaaaataaaactgcactattttaattatttttgtcagTCATTTTTGTAGACAGGTcaataaatcaaatatttaatagCTAAATTGTTAGGATCGTAGGAGTTTTTAGGATTGGTATATTACAAACGGAGATCCATTTTAGAggtgatgatgattattatataatttgatTATGATGATAATTAACATCAACTGAATTTGAATGGAGAACTGTTTTGGTTTTAGCCTGCTCTTTCAGTGCAATTTGTTGTTTGAACAACAGCGCCACAGTGTGGCAAAGAGTTGTACTGCAATATGATGTAATGCATCGTGTGTTGAGGTTGGAATTGTTGCCTGTAGCATTGTTTTAACGTAATTTCATGTAGTTTACCAAAATCAAGCAAGTTAAGGGACACTAATAATGATATCtcagatattttaaaatcattttttacaaaaagttCAGTTAAAAAAGCCTATACCATAACTTGTAACATTTCTTTGTGGCCATTATGCCTTTctctttgcttttattttttttttttgcattgctaTTAAGCAAGCACAACCTTGATGCATATTAGAACGTAGTCTGTTTCACCAGAGTCCATTTTTAGCTCTGTCTGCGATCAGTGGCTAATTTGAATGTTCTTGTCATAGTACCTGCACCGACTGACTCTGATTAATATTATTCATTGGTGTTGACTCATCACTTAGCTAAAGCTTCCTCTAGACTGCTGATTCATTCTGGAAACAGCACGGCGATGCCTAAAACACTCCCCAGACAGTCCCAAAATAATCGTGGGAATGAAGGTGTTTGAAGCCTTTGGCGAATGACATAAAGCATCTTTGAACCTGCTGGTGGTAAAATTTTACCTGTAGTTTTTGAAGGAACGATGCATATTTAGCAGGCCTAGGTGATGAACACAGCACAATCAATTATGTTGTTATCTGTCATTTAACAGTCTCATAATGTACAGTGCACGCTAATCACTgataactaaaactataaaaaagaGTTTTCAGTAATtgagataaaatataaatattagatggaaaaaCTTCCATCTTGGTATGGTATtgtccagtgttggggaaagttacttttaaaagtaatgcattacaatattgcgttactccctaaaaaagtaactaattgtgtcatttggttactttttatggaaagtaatgcattacattacttttgtgttactttttctcacctgggctgggcttgctggtttgtttttaatatagcaacaaaaaagttctatttttggcaaatgtaaaggccctttcacaccaaaagtgaaatgaataagctgatcacaaatgtgatatttatctaaagtcatttttgcttattagtatggtagaattggatcatcgaaggtcagcagcaaagaaaCTGGTTAAGAAAGTGAGATTTAAATCCATAAAGGATATtggtgtaatttaatatatttaattattgcaggtttgtgcaatATTCTTAGATTGCATTTccctgtttttattcattttgaggaatactgactctgtttttgtgcaagtgagatgagtaaatacttacatttagtctagaactacaataaccatgttCACACACAACGCATCTGCACTTACtctcgatttctctcaacatggcgacaggagaggtgtcagtcaatacatggacaaacaaaataacttactaatttgaaaaagtaactgcgatattttgttgtaaatttaaaagtaatgcggtACTTttctagttacttgaaaaaagtaatctgattacataattttAAGTTACTTGTAATCCAACACTGGTATTGACATACTAAAGATTTGTTTAAATACTATGGTACTACATCCTTACAAAAAAGTATTGTTGCAGTACCATGTTAATGCCACGGAAATCCAAGGTACTTTCAAAAATACCATTGTACATTTACACGCATAGCCTATGTTATTGCAGTATGATCAAGCACAATACCTTTGCTTTTAGAATCACAAgctttaaaagttaatgacacATTCATTCCCAACGCTTGaaaattcatgttaatttcgATGTCTTATCCTTTATTCAGAATGTCTTTAGGTTACAAAtgtgaacaatatatttcagtcacatacaaacacaacaGCAGCACTCCACACAAACCACGTCAAccaaattcaaatgaaaaaatgttaaatataaataatgctcTTATAATATGGTATACTAAAACGTGAAGTCATATCGAGCATTTCTTAATGACTGAGCCCAGGCATTCACAAGTCGCACAATCAATCTACGTGTTTATTAGGAGCTCTGTCTCCAGATAGCGTCATTAGATCCGCTTCCTTTGAAAATTGACGGTTAATCCCTTGTGTTTTTTACATCGAAGCTTTTCAGATGTGGAGTATGGCCATGTTTCctaatttgtttttcaaagaTTCACCTGATACGTCAAACCCTGAGGGCACGTCACTCAGGCCCAGAATAAATCTGACTAAGGAGAAAGATCTATTTTAAGATTCTCCAATAAAATTTTGCCCCTCGTCTTCGCTCAGGGCATTATCTCGGTGAGTGATTCCtcctttcatgttttattccaGAACTGGCACCCCTTATAAAAGCACAATTAGATTTTTGATTAGCTACCGCAGGTGTTTCGGTCATGAGACAATGAGCTCTTGATGGTAATGTTGAAGGAAGCACTGAATGAAGGCCGGGAAAGAAACGGTGTTGTCGAGTGATTGAACAGACAGATGAATGCATGTCGTGACAATTACACTGATTAAAGTACCCAAGAGTCAACTTAGCACCATTTGAAGTAGAACGCACACATTGTGTTGTATGCgaataatgtctttttttctgaaaagacACACATGATGAATATTGCAATGAGCATTTGATTCAGATTCAAAGGAATCATTTAGTCATTAATGACGTGTACCTGAAAATGGCTTGTTTTTTCCATTCACTCTTTTTATTGTACCATTACAATAATTTCTCTAGCGTTCGGATTATCAATCTggagaataaataaaattcatgcCGTTGACAGTGCGCAAAGGGTGGGTGCCAACCTGCTGTCTTAACGCA is a window from the Ctenopharyngodon idella isolate HZGC_01 chromosome 15, HZGC01, whole genome shotgun sequence genome containing:
- the ssh2a gene encoding protein phosphatase Slingshot homolog 2 isoform X3, producing MACSGCSSISENFLTVKGAALFLPRGNGSSSSPAPRITQRRNKHTGDLQQHLQIMFTLLRPEDTIRLAVRLESAYTLRTRYMVIVSTNGRQDTEESVVLGMDFTNSDRTCTVGLVLPLWSDTLIHLDGDGGFSVSTVNRVHVFKPVSVQAMWSALQSLHKVCEVARCHNYYPGSLFLTWVSYYQSRVSSDQHCINEWNAMRDVQSHRADSPVLFTDVPTERERTERLIKARLREIMMQKDLENVTSKEIRTELEMQMVCNLREFKEFIDNEMIVILGQMDSPTEIFDHVFLGSEWNASNLEELQNSGVRYILNVTREIDNFFPGLFEYHNIRVYDEEATNLLEYWNDTYKFISKAKKDGVKCLVHCKMGVSRSASTVIAYAMKEYGWDLERAFDHVKERRTVTKPNPSFMKQLEEYQGILLASKQRHNKLWRSHSDSDLSEGHEPLCKSPRSLDRSDPHNNNGPPSIQQMLGIAVLESLTNPQPVTGNTHIKSGELPSELAHEDPFLPPRPRQRAATVVPEQNMAKNSRKNLVVSEPVARCHPPPSIHVLAPPLSPEEREGDTTPDLGAQSSLQVPEPKTDTVELSPDTPDHNDSYQVSQSLELCLESAVSKDEGNLPPSSTPEADSPPGAPAIPELDSSDDNNNRNAADLEAADDSVNVGVSRLSTDSIDFFSAREKFLCLSQDSHPRSFSEMAAMRPPQSRCTPPLDDPSEEADECHAHSETNSDAVPQPPHHDNSVCVRHIVTELESISHTCSPPLARNSPQSATLEEVDEQIASAPHSPSDRPSGSVRRATEQLELILRQGQEVPRSPLPSPCLECSEPQSFSSKPEGTAATTCTETQKTTDRKGGETKVLDDEDSGIIPDPSFSLYLEGSVSVEADQITLNPTLEPSSGSSSVLWLEGVTELETDVDDPLRPQFRLARSSEDLQKIQETLRELQAFLYEAGGLGVCTGQVEENQPLKSQWDSIDGEQRLEPKAPAVWQRAMEIEARIRQAGLTPPSLMKRSASLAKLDRLELSTNDLSDWDFHPATTGFHQPPSSSLSTFHSLPLTHSHDDAHKKQRVLPQSPSTPDSAVHLIEADRTEGSAHLSPSCLQQTQVGGARPSEHAPVQPTVSVSTRQHVKTHPVRRFRKASDKKKTVTVLYNTM
- the ssh2a gene encoding protein phosphatase Slingshot homolog 2 isoform X1, translated to MTLESVAITESSSVRGFCSCCGAKIMPYFSDNAVASQNQINQLISENFLTVKGAALFLPRGNGSSSSPAPRITQRRNKHTGDLQQHLQIMFTLLRPEDTIRLAVRLESAYTLRTRYMVIVSTNGRQDTEESVVLGMDFTNSDRTCTVGLVLPLWSDTLIHLDGDGGFSVSTVNRVHVFKPVSVQAMWSALQSLHKVCEVARCHNYYPGSLFLTWVSYYQSRVSSDQHCINEWNAMRDVQSHRADSPVLFTDVPTERERTERLIKARLREIMMQKDLENVTSKEIRTELEMQMVCNLREFKEFIDNEMIVILGQMDSPTEIFDHVFLGSEWNASNLEELQNSGVRYILNVTREIDNFFPGLFEYHNIRVYDEEATNLLEYWNDTYKFISKAKKDGVKCLVHCKMGVSRSASTVIAYAMKEYGWDLERAFDHVKERRTVTKPNPSFMKQLEEYQGILLASKQRHNKLWRSHSDSDLSEGHEPLCKSPRSLDRSDPHNNNGPPSIQQMLGIAVLESLTNPQPVTGNTHIKSGELPSELAHEDPFLPPRPRQRAATVVPEQNMAKNSRKNLVVSEPVARCHPPPSIHVLAPPLSPEEREGDTTPDLGAQSSLQVPEPKTDTVELSPDTPDHNDSYQVSQSLELCLESAVSKDEGNLPPSSTPEADSPPGAPAIPELDSSDDNNNRNAADLEAADDSVNVGVSRLSTDSIDFFSAREKFLCLSQDSHPRSFSEMAAMRPPQSRCTPPLDDPSEEADECHAHSETNSDAVPQPPHHDNSVCVRHIVTELESISHTCSPPLARNSPQSATLEEVDEQIASAPHSPSDRPSGSVRRATEQLELILRQGQEVPRSPLPSPCLECSEPQSFSSKPEGTAATTCTETQKTTDRKGGETKVLDDEDSGIIPDPSFSLYLEGSVSVEADQITLNPTLEPSSGSSSVLWLEGVTELETDVDDPLRPQFRLARSSEDLQKIQETLRELQAFLYEAGGLGVCTGQVEENQPLKSQWDSIDGEQRLEPKAPAVWQRAMEIEARIRQAGLTPPSLMKRSASLAKLDRLELSTNDLSDWDFHPATTGFHQPPSSSLSTFHSLPLTHSHDDAHKKQRVLPQSPSTPDSAVHLIEADRTEGSAHLSPSCLQQTQVGGARPSEHAPVQPTVSVSTRQHVKTHPVRRFRKASDKKKTVTVLYNTM
- the ssh2a gene encoding protein phosphatase Slingshot homolog 2 isoform X2, whose amino-acid sequence is MALVIVQRSPTPSTTSSPCVSEAGSAEDDRRSQPRSISENFLTVKGAALFLPRGNGSSSSPAPRITQRRNKHTGDLQQHLQIMFTLLRPEDTIRLAVRLESAYTLRTRYMVIVSTNGRQDTEESVVLGMDFTNSDRTCTVGLVLPLWSDTLIHLDGDGGFSVSTVNRVHVFKPVSVQAMWSALQSLHKVCEVARCHNYYPGSLFLTWVSYYQSRVSSDQHCINEWNAMRDVQSHRADSPVLFTDVPTERERTERLIKARLREIMMQKDLENVTSKEIRTELEMQMVCNLREFKEFIDNEMIVILGQMDSPTEIFDHVFLGSEWNASNLEELQNSGVRYILNVTREIDNFFPGLFEYHNIRVYDEEATNLLEYWNDTYKFISKAKKDGVKCLVHCKMGVSRSASTVIAYAMKEYGWDLERAFDHVKERRTVTKPNPSFMKQLEEYQGILLASKQRHNKLWRSHSDSDLSEGHEPLCKSPRSLDRSDPHNNNGPPSIQQMLGIAVLESLTNPQPVTGNTHIKSGELPSELAHEDPFLPPRPRQRAATVVPEQNMAKNSRKNLVVSEPVARCHPPPSIHVLAPPLSPEEREGDTTPDLGAQSSLQVPEPKTDTVELSPDTPDHNDSYQVSQSLELCLESAVSKDEGNLPPSSTPEADSPPGAPAIPELDSSDDNNNRNAADLEAADDSVNVGVSRLSTDSIDFFSAREKFLCLSQDSHPRSFSEMAAMRPPQSRCTPPLDDPSEEADECHAHSETNSDAVPQPPHHDNSVCVRHIVTELESISHTCSPPLARNSPQSATLEEVDEQIASAPHSPSDRPSGSVRRATEQLELILRQGQEVPRSPLPSPCLECSEPQSFSSKPEGTAATTCTETQKTTDRKGGETKVLDDEDSGIIPDPSFSLYLEGSVSVEADQITLNPTLEPSSGSSSVLWLEGVTELETDVDDPLRPQFRLARSSEDLQKIQETLRELQAFLYEAGGLGVCTGQVEENQPLKSQWDSIDGEQRLEPKAPAVWQRAMEIEARIRQAGLTPPSLMKRSASLAKLDRLELSTNDLSDWDFHPATTGFHQPPSSSLSTFHSLPLTHSHDDAHKKQRVLPQSPSTPDSAVHLIEADRTEGSAHLSPSCLQQTQVGGARPSEHAPVQPTVSVSTRQHVKTHPVRRFRKASDKKKTVTVLYNTM